From Desulfuromonas soudanensis, the proteins below share one genomic window:
- a CDS encoding DUF362 domain-containing protein, which produces MRSTVYFADMRAGHKENLFGKLERLLDEAGIQGLVARGDLTAIKIHFGEKGGHAYIRPTFLRRVVDRVKSLGGQPFLTDSCTLYPGERKEAVSALTCGIENGFAYAVAGAPLIMCDGLRGHSARRVAIEGEILHQVDIASAILEADVLITVSHFKCHELTGFGGALKNLGMGCSSRQGKLKQHSNVAPKVAEKFCTSCAACLKACVHDAITFIEGKARIDPDRCAGCGRCITVCQEKAIQIQWNEGPPQVMKKMAEYALGALHGKEGKKLFVNFITQLSPACDCYGHTDAPIVADIGIAVSTDPVALDQACADLVNAAPGLPGTALQSGAEPGGDKFRGVHPDIDWEITLAHAEKIGAGSREYDLVKLEPKGKGW; this is translated from the coding sequence ATGCGCAGCACCGTCTACTTTGCCGACATGCGGGCCGGCCACAAAGAAAACCTCTTCGGCAAGCTCGAGCGCCTCCTCGACGAGGCCGGGATCCAAGGCCTCGTCGCCCGCGGCGACTTGACCGCCATCAAGATCCACTTCGGCGAAAAAGGGGGACATGCCTACATCCGGCCGACCTTTTTGCGCCGGGTGGTCGACCGGGTGAAGAGCCTCGGCGGCCAACCGTTTCTCACCGACTCCTGCACCCTCTACCCCGGCGAGCGCAAGGAGGCCGTCTCGGCACTGACCTGCGGCATCGAGAACGGATTCGCCTACGCCGTCGCCGGGGCGCCGCTCATCATGTGCGACGGCCTGCGCGGCCACAGTGCCCGCCGGGTGGCGATCGAAGGCGAAATCCTCCATCAGGTCGACATCGCCAGCGCCATCCTCGAAGCCGACGTCCTGATCACCGTCTCCCACTTCAAGTGCCACGAGCTCACCGGCTTCGGCGGCGCCCTGAAAAACCTCGGCATGGGGTGTTCGAGCCGTCAGGGGAAGCTCAAACAGCACTCCAACGTCGCGCCGAAGGTGGCGGAGAAGTTCTGCACCTCCTGCGCCGCCTGCCTCAAGGCCTGCGTCCACGACGCCATCACCTTCATCGAGGGGAAGGCGCGGATCGACCCCGACAGGTGCGCCGGCTGCGGACGCTGCATCACCGTCTGCCAGGAGAAGGCGATCCAGATCCAGTGGAACGAGGGGCCGCCGCAGGTGATGAAGAAGATGGCCGAATACGCCCTCGGGGCCCTCCACGGCAAGGAGGGGAAAAAACTCTTCGTCAACTTCATCACCCAGCTCTCCCCGGCCTGCGACTGCTACGGCCACACGGACGCCCCCATCGTCGCCGACATCGGCATCGCCGTCTCCACCGACCCCGTCGCCCTCGACCAGGCCTGCGCCGACCTCGTCAACGCCGCCCCGGGCCTCCCGGGGACCGCCCTGCAGAGCGGTGCCGAGCCCGGCGGCGACAAGTTCCGCGGCGTCCACCCCGACATCGACTGGGAGATCACCCTGGCGCACGCTGAGAAGATCGGCGCCGGGAGCCGGGAATACGACCTGGTGAAACTCGAGCCGAAGGGGAAGGGGTGGTAA
- the nudC gene encoding NAD(+) diphosphatase yields the protein MTPLPDFYPSPLHLPFNSTALQRDFVLAPPDADPGGPGFSVLLRGGDLLVEPAGGGYRLPSGPFPLGAGEGEIAPLYLGLWQGRPCRALSWPRDREVPSGLVAESLLAAEPQLSIELLSLGGTAGQILHWEKNSVCCSRCGFATLPVPGEWGKKCSGCGYAHYPHIHPCVIVLVRRGKELLLTRKAEWPPGRYSLVAGFVDFGECFEEAVVREVREETGIEVRDVRYLGSQCWPFPSQVMAGFVADYAGGEVVVEEKELEDVRWFSPEALPQLPPRRSIARYIIDRALAGDWT from the coding sequence ATGACTCCGCTCCCCGATTTCTATCCCTCCCCCCTTCATCTCCCCTTCAACAGCACGGCCCTGCAGCGGGACTTCGTCCTCGCTCCCCCCGACGCCGACCCTGGCGGTCCCGGCTTCTCGGTCCTGCTGCGCGGCGGCGACCTGCTGGTCGAGCCGGCCGGAGGGGGGTATCGCCTCCCCTCCGGCCCTTTTCCTTTGGGAGCCGGCGAAGGGGAGATCGCCCCCCTCTATCTCGGCCTCTGGCAGGGGCGCCCCTGCCGGGCTCTCTCCTGGCCCAGGGACCGGGAGGTTCCTTCGGGGCTGGTGGCCGAGAGCCTCCTGGCCGCCGAGCCGCAGCTCTCCATCGAGCTCCTGTCCCTCGGCGGAACGGCGGGGCAGATTCTTCACTGGGAGAAAAACAGCGTCTGCTGCTCCCGCTGCGGTTTCGCGACGCTCCCCGTCCCCGGAGAATGGGGGAAGAAGTGCTCCGGCTGCGGCTATGCCCATTATCCCCACATCCACCCCTGTGTGATCGTTCTGGTGCGCCGCGGCAAGGAGCTCCTGTTGACGCGCAAGGCCGAATGGCCTCCCGGGCGTTACAGTCTGGTGGCCGGCTTTGTCGATTTCGGCGAGTGCTTCGAGGAGGCGGTGGTGCGGGAGGTGCGGGAGGAGACGGGGATTGAGGTGCGGGATGTGCGTTATCTCGGCTCCCAGTGCTGGCCCTTCCCCAGCCAAGTGATGGCGGGGTTCGTCGCCGATTATGCCGGAGGGGAGGTGGTGGTGGAGGAAAAAGAGCTGGAGGACGTCCGCTGGTTTTCGCCGGAGGCCCTCCCGCAGCTCCCGCCGCGGCGCAGCATCGCCCGCTATATCATCGACAGGGCACTTGCGGGGGATTGGACTTAA
- a CDS encoding IS4 family transposase produces MNAGQTVFRQLLQFLPRHEFNLCARRYRGEYRAKSFTAFDQFLCLAYAQLSGRESLRDIETCLNSHREKLYHIGFRGAVSRSTLADANERRDWRIFQDFGQVLIGMAQQLYRDEPLAIELKQPLFAFDSTTIDLCLTLFPWAEFRTTKAAVKMHTLIDLRGIIPTFVAVTTGKVHDVKMLDEMPVTEEAIYTMDRGYVDFARLYAIHRQGAFFVVRAKDNLRYQRLYSLPKDKEAGVRADQVIALVTQKSKKGYPERLRRVSYVDKERNKRLVFLTNHFEIGATTVADIYKQRWQVELFFKWIKQHLRIKAFYGTSINAVKSQIWVALCIYLLVAIAKRQLSIKCTLYTFLQILEVNLFEKKPISSLVAEALKQIPDTQDYNQLNLFGY; encoded by the coding sequence ATGAACGCTGGCCAGACCGTTTTCAGACAGCTACTTCAGTTTCTCCCGCGTCACGAGTTCAACCTCTGTGCCCGACGGTATCGCGGCGAGTACCGGGCCAAAAGCTTTACTGCATTTGACCAGTTCCTGTGCCTGGCTTATGCCCAGCTATCGGGTCGCGAGAGCTTGAGGGATATCGAAACGTGCCTGAACTCTCATCGGGAGAAGCTCTACCACATCGGATTTCGTGGCGCTGTCTCCCGCTCCACCCTTGCCGACGCCAACGAGCGCCGGGATTGGCGCATTTTTCAGGATTTCGGCCAAGTCCTGATCGGCATGGCACAGCAGCTGTACCGGGATGAGCCCTTGGCCATCGAGTTGAAGCAGCCACTGTTCGCCTTTGACTCGACGACCATTGACCTCTGCCTCACCCTGTTTCCGTGGGCCGAGTTTCGCACGACCAAGGCAGCGGTCAAGATGCACACGCTCATTGACTTGCGCGGCATCATCCCCACGTTTGTGGCCGTGACAACCGGCAAAGTACATGACGTCAAGATGCTTGACGAAATGCCCGTCACCGAAGAGGCCATCTACACGATGGACCGCGGCTACGTAGATTTTGCCCGGCTCTATGCCATTCACCGACAGGGCGCCTTCTTCGTGGTGCGGGCCAAGGACAACCTACGCTACCAGCGGTTGTACTCTTTGCCCAAGGACAAGGAGGCCGGCGTCCGAGCCGACCAAGTGATTGCCTTGGTCACCCAGAAATCGAAAAAGGGTTACCCGGAGAGATTGCGCCGGGTCAGTTATGTTGATAAAGAGCGAAACAAGCGGCTTGTATTCCTCACCAACCACTTTGAAATTGGAGCCACAACGGTTGCAGACATCTATAAACAGCGCTGGCAAGTGGAGCTATTCTTCAAGTGGATCAAACAGCATCTACGAATAAAAGCGTTCTACGGGACTTCTATCAATGCGGTCAAGAGCCAGATATGGGTAGCTCTTTGCATATATCTACTTGTGGCGATCGCTAAAAGGCAGCTTAGCATCAAATGTACTCTCTACACTTTTTTGCAGATCCTGGAGGTCAATCTGTTCGAGAAAAAGCCCATTTCATCGTTGGTTGCGGAAGCGCTCAAGCAGATTCCAGACACCCAAGATTATAACCAGCTGAATTTATTCGGCTATTAA
- a CDS encoding DUF4911 domain-containing protein: MDSPLSKRYYRLSRASIGYLRFILESYDGLLFARTLDSVGALVEIAYPPSRAVDAEALLTALSAEIPLLEVPPPPAEDYRPL, encoded by the coding sequence ATGGATTCACCGCTGAGCAAACGCTACTACCGGCTCTCCCGCGCATCGATTGGTTATCTGCGCTTCATACTCGAAAGCTACGACGGACTCCTCTTTGCCCGCACCCTCGATTCCGTCGGCGCCCTGGTGGAAATCGCCTACCCCCCCTCCCGCGCCGTCGATGCTGAAGCCCTGCTGACGGCTCTGTCCGCCGAAATCCCCCTCCTCGAAGTCCCGCCGCCCCCGGCGGAGGATTACCGCCCGCTCTGA
- a CDS encoding cytochrome c biogenesis protein ResB, producing MILSFLSSLRLTLTLLLGLALVAVAGTLKPFAGGRYDLFYQSPWFRLLLALLALNMAVCTLKTIRRNLREKRNALELLRGEQVFAVPLRYVLPGNPSLDLLEKGLAGQGYRIDRSGGVLLGRRGLAGRWGSTLVHLSVLAIMIGALGAGLGFVGTLNMYVGDRSAVYFDWDRQEDLPLGFEFRLDSFEPLYYPIELQFVAIDPETRQVIQAYTTSEGETVDLPTPGVRARVIKFIPEDEHLVLAISRGGAELGEYHTFGGTKALSNPIDLGFEIRPSAFRTPILRQLHSEVSILEKGERVQQGVIEINHPLVHRGVAIYQTAYARDEKGFWSAGFQFSRDPGEPVVWVGCILLILGLLAAFAIPYRAVGVSRIGGETLLLALAGFRGAGGSGAFDDLERGVAASLAEKAS from the coding sequence ATGATCCTTTCCTTTCTCAGCTCGCTGCGCCTCACCCTGACTCTCCTCCTCGGTCTTGCCCTGGTCGCGGTGGCCGGCACCCTGAAGCCGTTTGCCGGAGGGCGCTACGACCTCTTTTATCAGAGTCCCTGGTTCCGGTTGCTGCTGGCCCTTCTGGCACTCAACATGGCGGTCTGCACCCTCAAGACCATTCGGCGCAATCTGCGGGAGAAGAGGAACGCCCTCGAGCTTCTTCGTGGGGAGCAGGTCTTTGCCGTCCCCCTGCGCTACGTTCTCCCCGGGAACCCCTCCCTTGACCTGCTGGAAAAAGGGCTCGCCGGGCAGGGGTACCGCATCGATCGCAGTGGCGGGGTCCTTCTCGGCCGGCGCGGACTGGCGGGGCGCTGGGGATCGACTCTGGTGCACCTGTCGGTGCTGGCGATCATGATCGGGGCTCTCGGTGCCGGTCTGGGCTTTGTCGGTACCCTCAACATGTACGTCGGCGACCGGAGCGCCGTCTATTTCGACTGGGACCGCCAGGAGGATCTCCCCCTGGGGTTCGAGTTCCGTCTCGACAGCTTCGAGCCTCTCTACTACCCCATCGAGCTGCAGTTCGTCGCCATCGATCCCGAGACCCGCCAGGTCATTCAAGCCTACACCACGAGCGAGGGGGAGACGGTGGACCTGCCGACGCCGGGGGTGCGGGCCCGGGTGATTAAATTCATCCCCGAGGATGAACATCTTGTCCTCGCCATCTCCCGGGGAGGTGCCGAACTCGGCGAGTATCATACCTTCGGCGGAACGAAGGCGCTCTCAAACCCCATCGATCTCGGTTTCGAAATACGTCCGTCGGCCTTTCGCACCCCGATCCTCCGCCAGCTGCACAGCGAGGTGTCCATCCTGGAAAAGGGGGAACGGGTCCAGCAGGGGGTCATCGAGATCAATCATCCCCTGGTGCACCGGGGAGTCGCCATCTACCAGACCGCCTACGCCCGCGACGAAAAGGGGTTCTGGTCCGCCGGGTTCCAGTTCTCCCGGGACCCCGGCGAGCCGGTGGTCTGGGTCGGCTGCATCCTGCTGATTCTCGGCCTGCTGGCCGCCTTTGCCATCCCCTACCGGGCCGTGGGGGTGAGCCGGATCGGCGGCGAAACGCTGCTGCTGGCCCTGGCCGGTTTCCGTGGTGCGGGGGGGAGCGGCGCCTTCGACGATCTGGAACGGGGGGTGGCCGCGTCCCTTGCGGAGAAGGCAAGCTGA
- a CDS encoding NUDIX hydrolase, whose translation MSHRPLFSGRIVTLDIEEHRLPDGRRAPFEIVRHPGGAAVLPLLDDGRVVLIRQFRPAIGAMVLEIPAGRLEVGEAAEECARRELAEEVGYRAGRLEKLGEMLSSVGFCDERIYLFLGCDLEAVPAAPEPDEFIEVLTLSLEEALAALHSGEIADGKTQLALLLARERLA comes from the coding sequence ATGAGCCATCGTCCCCTCTTCAGCGGCCGGATCGTCACCCTGGATATTGAGGAGCACAGGCTCCCCGACGGCCGCCGCGCCCCCTTCGAGATCGTGCGCCATCCCGGAGGCGCGGCGGTTCTCCCTCTTCTTGATGACGGCCGGGTGGTGCTGATCCGCCAGTTTCGTCCCGCCATCGGCGCCATGGTCCTGGAAATCCCCGCCGGACGTCTCGAGGTCGGCGAGGCGGCCGAGGAGTGCGCCCGTCGCGAGCTCGCCGAGGAAGTCGGCTACCGTGCCGGGCGCCTGGAAAAACTCGGGGAGATGCTCAGCTCCGTCGGTTTCTGCGACGAGCGGATTTATCTCTTCCTCGGCTGCGACCTCGAAGCCGTCCCTGCCGCGCCGGAGCCCGACGAGTTCATCGAGGTTCTTACCCTCTCCCTGGAGGAGGCCCTGGCCGCCCTGCATTCCGGAGAGATCGCCGACGGCAAGACCCAGCTCGCCCTCCTGCTGGCCCGGGAGCGCCTCGCCTGA
- a CDS encoding diacylglycerol/lipid kinase family protein → MTDPRKTLKLIANPVAGGDARLRIEEARKFFEEAGYVVDLTLTEKRGDARLAAAAARTGDFERLVVAGGDGTLNEAINGLAPSTLPLAFLPLGTTNVLALEAGIPKGLADACRLALAGTPTPVALGRAGEARFLLMAGIGFDAEVVARVSTTLKRRVGKLAYAVSALLTLLRHPPAPMELCLDDGRCRTGYGAIIGNGRLYGGRFSITRDASLQEPSLDVCLFCRPGRLPLLRSALRVGLGRPLRAPDVALFKTTALTLRGEGVAVQIDGDSHGGLPMNFSVTAGELLLVLPPASGEVA, encoded by the coding sequence ATGACTGACCCCAGAAAGACACTCAAGCTGATCGCCAACCCGGTGGCCGGCGGCGACGCTCGCCTCCGTATCGAGGAAGCCCGGAAGTTCTTCGAGGAGGCCGGGTATGTCGTCGATCTGACCCTCACGGAGAAGCGGGGAGACGCCCGCCTTGCCGCCGCCGCGGCCCGCACCGGCGACTTTGAGCGGCTCGTCGTCGCCGGCGGCGACGGCACCCTCAACGAAGCGATCAACGGCCTGGCTCCCAGCACCCTCCCCCTGGCTTTTCTCCCCCTGGGGACCACCAACGTTCTGGCTCTGGAGGCGGGGATTCCGAAGGGCCTGGCAGACGCCTGCCGCCTCGCTCTGGCGGGGACACCGACTCCGGTGGCTCTCGGTCGGGCGGGGGAGGCGCGCTTTCTGCTCATGGCCGGGATCGGTTTCGATGCCGAGGTGGTGGCCCGGGTCAGCACGACCCTCAAGCGCCGGGTCGGCAAACTGGCGTATGCCGTCAGCGCCCTTTTGACTCTGCTGCGTCATCCCCCGGCGCCGATGGAACTTTGTCTCGACGACGGCCGTTGCCGGACCGGGTATGGAGCCATCATCGGCAATGGCCGCCTCTACGGCGGACGCTTCTCCATCACCCGCGACGCCTCCCTGCAGGAGCCCTCCCTCGACGTCTGTCTCTTCTGCCGCCCCGGTCGACTCCCCCTGCTGAGGAGCGCCCTGCGCGTGGGTCTCGGCCGCCCCCTGAGAGCGCCCGATGTCGCCCTGTTCAAGACGACCGCCCTTACCCTGAGGGGAGAGGGGGTCGCGGTGCAGATCGACGGCGACAGCCACGGTGGCCTCCCCATGAACTTCAGTGTGACGGCCGGAGAACTCCTCCTGGTTCTCCCCCCTGCCTCAGGAGAGGTCGCATGA
- a CDS encoding SPFH domain-containing protein, translating into MEPEQRFRLLQRARLKKLFKRTLLLLLAGLLLYYCVALVYATKTIYKVRRNYAVILEDLSGDRRVVQEVGWHSRLPFFTRLELEVPLMNQQVYLGGVQEGERIMSRGNVALWTSAMLTYRIADLQRWGIENKSPQTLLQNDFDGIVKDVMQSQTVDELISGRERIKEQIYRDLKDRPINEGGPTLEQKYGIEVVSFVLRDTRFGEKLTEASEEKKRRELIAEAENYAADLEASRTRKLYAAYRDGVQEFRDSLGLKGENDRFLFDFLNQQRWAAAYEKNQQGQNTFVLNNTAGSPPVVLPNPAGTTGKDLTTVHGQTPQNKKPGVRPAPGEAHQAD; encoded by the coding sequence GTGGAACCGGAACAGCGCTTTCGCCTGCTGCAGCGGGCCCGGCTCAAAAAACTCTTTAAACGCACCCTGCTCCTTCTCCTGGCCGGACTCCTCCTCTACTACTGCGTCGCCCTGGTCTACGCCACAAAGACGATCTACAAGGTGCGGCGCAACTATGCGGTGATTCTCGAGGATCTCTCCGGAGATCGGCGGGTGGTGCAGGAGGTCGGCTGGCATTCCCGCCTCCCCTTTTTCACCCGTCTCGAACTGGAAGTGCCGTTGATGAACCAGCAGGTTTATCTCGGCGGCGTCCAGGAAGGGGAGCGGATCATGAGCCGCGGCAATGTGGCCCTGTGGACCAGCGCCATGCTCACCTACCGCATCGCCGACCTGCAGCGCTGGGGGATCGAGAACAAGTCGCCGCAGACCCTGCTGCAGAACGACTTCGACGGCATCGTCAAGGACGTGATGCAGAGCCAGACCGTCGACGAGCTGATCTCGGGCCGGGAGCGGATCAAGGAGCAGATCTACCGCGATCTCAAGGACCGGCCGATCAACGAGGGGGGGCCGACCCTGGAGCAGAAGTACGGGATCGAGGTCGTCTCCTTCGTGCTCCGGGACACCCGCTTCGGCGAAAAGCTCACTGAAGCCAGCGAGGAGAAGAAACGTCGGGAACTGATCGCCGAGGCGGAAAACTACGCCGCCGATCTCGAAGCCAGCCGCACCCGCAAGCTCTACGCCGCCTACCGGGACGGGGTACAGGAATTCCGCGACTCCCTGGGGCTCAAGGGGGAGAACGACCGCTTCCTCTTCGACTTTCTCAACCAGCAGCGCTGGGCGGCGGCCTACGAGAAGAACCAGCAGGGGCAGAACACCTTCGTGCTGAACAATACCGCCGGCTCTCCCCCCGTGGTCCTGCCGAACCCCGCCGGCACGACCGGAAAGGATCTGACGACCGTCCATGGCCAAACCCCGCAAAACAAGAAGCCCGGTGTACGTCCGGCTCCCGGAGAAGCGCATCAGGCAGATTGA
- a CDS encoding OsmC family protein, producing MEITFPGGVAVEARYDNFVIRSDQPESGGGENSAPSPFDLFLASLGNCAGFFALRFCQQRQIDTTGLKLTLENVRDPERHRLATVRIHIDLPENFPEKYRGAIIKATDQCSVKRAILDPPAFEVTAG from the coding sequence ATGGAAATCACCTTTCCCGGCGGCGTCGCCGTCGAGGCCCGCTACGACAATTTCGTCATCCGCAGCGACCAGCCGGAGAGCGGCGGCGGCGAGAACAGCGCCCCCTCCCCCTTCGACCTCTTTCTCGCCTCCCTGGGAAACTGCGCCGGGTTCTTCGCCCTCCGTTTCTGCCAGCAGCGACAGATTGACACCACCGGCCTGAAACTCACCCTGGAGAACGTGCGAGACCCCGAACGTCACCGCCTGGCGACGGTGCGCATCCACATCGATCTACCCGAAAATTTCCCCGAAAAGTACCGCGGCGCCATCATCAAGGCGACGGACCAGTGCAGCGTCAAGCGGGCCATTCTCGATCCACCGGCCTTCGAGGTGACAGCAGGCTAA
- the ald gene encoding alanine dehydrogenase, with amino-acid sequence MIVAVPKEIKTREYRVGMTPAGVRALTEDGHSILIEIGAGIGSGIADEEYRRAGALLTETAEELYARGEMIVKVKEPLPEEYPRLRPGSILFTYLHLAPAPELTAALLQRQVTGVAYETVERADGTLPLLLPMSEVAGRMAVQVGAHYLQKENGGKGVLLAGAPGVRPGRVAILGAGTVGSNALRIAVGMGADVTILDIDPARLAALDEHYGNRIHTLISNSQNIEDEALRADLLIGAVLVAGARAPMLVSREMVGAMSAGSVIVDVAVDQGGCVATTRPTTHDDPVYSVDGVLHYGVANMPGAVSRTSTYALTNATLPYVRKIAASGLAAATAADEALRRGVNTHKGTLCSATVARALGLGWRPYETT; translated from the coding sequence ATGATCGTCGCCGTCCCCAAGGAAATCAAGACCCGGGAATACCGGGTGGGCATGACCCCGGCCGGGGTGCGCGCCCTCACGGAAGACGGCCACAGCATTCTCATCGAAATCGGGGCAGGAATCGGCAGCGGTATCGCCGACGAAGAATACCGCCGCGCCGGAGCCCTCCTGACCGAAACCGCCGAGGAACTATATGCCAGGGGGGAGATGATCGTCAAGGTCAAGGAACCGCTCCCCGAAGAATACCCGCGGCTGCGTCCGGGGTCGATTCTCTTCACCTACCTGCACCTGGCGCCGGCGCCGGAACTGACCGCCGCCCTGCTGCAGCGGCAGGTCACCGGAGTCGCCTACGAAACGGTGGAGCGCGCCGACGGCACCCTCCCCCTGCTCCTGCCGATGAGCGAAGTGGCCGGACGGATGGCGGTACAGGTCGGCGCCCACTATCTGCAGAAGGAAAACGGCGGCAAGGGGGTCCTTTTGGCCGGAGCCCCGGGGGTGCGCCCCGGAAGAGTGGCGATCCTCGGCGCCGGGACCGTGGGGAGCAACGCCCTGCGCATCGCCGTCGGCATGGGGGCAGACGTCACGATCCTCGACATCGACCCGGCGCGACTGGCGGCCCTCGACGAGCATTACGGCAACCGGATCCACACCCTGATCTCCAATTCGCAGAATATCGAGGACGAGGCGCTCCGAGCCGACCTCCTCATCGGCGCGGTCCTGGTCGCCGGCGCCCGGGCGCCGATGCTGGTGAGCCGGGAGATGGTCGGCGCCATGAGCGCCGGAAGCGTGATCGTCGATGTGGCCGTCGACCAGGGTGGCTGCGTGGCGACGACCCGGCCGACGACCCACGACGACCCGGTCTACTCCGTCGACGGGGTGCTCCACTACGGCGTCGCCAACATGCCGGGAGCGGTGAGCCGTACCAGCACCTACGCCCTGACCAACGCCACCCTCCCCTACGTTCGCAAAATTGCCGCAAGCGGCCTGGCGGCGGCGACGGCCGCCGACGAAGCCCTGCGCCGGGGAGTCAACACCCATAAGGGAACCCTCTGCAGCGCCACGGTGGCCCGGGCCCTCGGGCTGGGCTGGCGCCCGTATGAAACTACGTAA
- a CDS encoding methyltransferase family protein, with product MQQGNFLLTVRKMRTKAMKVAGVGAILALLFTSPLWPMDSLAYLVFQSVGYLLVVIGALGRLWCIFYIAGRKCRELVTAGPYAMCRNPLYLFSFAIGLGATMIFQNLIVLILFIVFFIVFHTAAVTVEEGDLGAAFGEDFKNYCQHVPRFFPKVWNLSGSIREVPSVSASTRHVFRGLLDTILFLLIPVFAQFFLLLYQRGILPLTGN from the coding sequence ATGCAACAGGGGAACTTCTTGCTCACCGTCCGCAAGATGCGCACCAAGGCGATGAAAGTGGCCGGCGTCGGGGCCATCCTGGCGCTCCTCTTCACCAGCCCCCTTTGGCCGATGGACTCGCTTGCCTACCTGGTTTTCCAGTCCGTCGGTTATCTGCTGGTGGTCATCGGCGCTCTCGGGCGGCTCTGGTGCATCTTTTACATCGCCGGGCGCAAATGCCGGGAACTGGTCACCGCCGGACCCTACGCCATGTGCCGCAACCCTCTCTACCTCTTCAGCTTCGCCATCGGGCTCGGGGCGACGATGATCTTTCAGAATCTGATCGTTCTGATCCTCTTCATCGTCTTCTTCATCGTCTTTCACACCGCGGCGGTGACCGTCGAAGAGGGGGATCTCGGGGCGGCCTTCGGCGAGGATTTCAAAAATTACTGCCAGCATGTGCCGCGCTTCTTCCCCAAGGTCTGGAACCTCTCCGGCAGCATCAGGGAGGTCCCGTCGGTGTCGGCCAGTACCCGTCACGTTTTCCGGGGGCTCCTCGATACCATCCTCTTTTTGCTCATTCCGGTCTTCGCCCAATTCTTCCTGCTCCTCTATCAGAGAGGGATCCTTCCGCTGACGGGGAACTGA